A window of Clostridioides sp. ES-S-0010-02 genomic DNA:
TTTTTCTTTGACATCCCTAATACTCAATTCTTCTTTTTCTTTATATTCAGCAAATAAATTTTGTTGCTCTGCTCCTTCCAGTTTAGATAACTCAAAAGCTGTAGATACATTTATATTTTCTTTTTTAAGTTCAGCCTTAAATTCTGAGTTCAAATTTTTTGATATACTTTCATATCTTGCTAATTGCATTGTTGATATCTCCAGCATATTAGCTATTATTTCTCTAGTTCTACCTTTTAGTTTTTTTCTTCTCTTGAAATCAAATTTTTCAAAGATTTCTTTGATTCCCATAGCTTGCAACATTTTCTCATAATCACTTATTTCTCTAATAGTTGAATTAGACATTATCAATAACAATTTTTCTTCCAATTCTTCTAAATCAGTTTCTACTGAGCAAGGTAAAAATTCGTATTCTTTTTTACCTTCATTGACTAACTCTAATGTTGCTAACCTTCTTCTATGACCAGATATAACTTTATATTTATTATCACTTATTTTTTTTACATTTAAATTTTGCTTTATTCCAAATAATTCTATTGAATGTTTCAATTCTTCTATATCATCAGTAGAATAAAAGTTTTCTTTAGATTCTACAAGGTCAAAAACACTTATGTATTTTATATTCAAATTATTTTCTTTGTTATCTTCTTCAACACTATTTTGAGCTTTATTATTAGCTAGTACTTCTAACATATTAAAAGACATATATTTACCTCCTTTAATGTGTACGATTCGTACACGTTTTTACATACTCTTTAGTAAATTTTTTATAATCTTGTGAAGCTCCACAACGACTATTATATTCTCTTAGTGTTTTTTTATAGAATGTACTCTCTTGAATGTTTTTATTAAACCTTATATTTGTTTCAAATACATTACATTTAGTTTTTATCAATCCTTTAAACTGATTATTAACTTCATTGTTTTGGTAATGTGTAAGTAAACAACCTTTAAATTCTAATTCACTATTTATTTGTTTAGCATTTTCTACTTGCTCTAGCAATTCATTAATTGCCTTGTATGAAAAATCATCTGCTCTGATAGGTATTATTACTTGATTAGATGCTATAAGCGAATTGATAGTAATTAAATCAATCGTAGGTGCATTATCAATAATACAATAATCGTATTCATTCTTAACACTATCTAAAGCTATTTTTAATATATTAAATTTATCACTTTCCATATTGTAAATTTTTCTTTCAGCTTCATAGAGATTCATATTACTTGTTATAATATCTATATTTTTATTTTCCGTCTTACATATAAACTCTTTTATATCAACACATTTAGTTGTTAGTATCCTATCTAATCCTTTTTTATCTTCTTTAAACTTTGAAAAATATTGAGATAAATTTCCCTGTTTATCTGCATCTATAAATAAAATCTTAAACCCTAATTTTGATAACATATCTCCAAAATTAGCTGCTGTTATTGTTTTTCCTACTCCTCCCTTAAAATTTAAAATAGATATGATTATAGCTTTTTTAGTTTCCATGTTTATATTTTCTCCTTTTTAATAATTCTTTGGTAATCTTATTGGCATTAAATATCCAATTATATGTTTTTTTATTGATATACGTACTA
This region includes:
- a CDS encoding ParB/RepB/Spo0J family partition protein, translated to MSFNMLEVLANNKAQNSVEEDNKENNLNIKYISVFDLVESKENFYSTDDIEELKHSIELFGIKQNLNVKKISDNKYKVISGHRRRLATLELVNEGKKEYEFLPCSVETDLEELEEKLLLIMSNSTIREISDYEKMLQAMGIKEIFEKFDFKRRKKLKGRTREIIANMLEISTMQLARYESISKNLNSEFKAELKKENINVSTAFELSKLEGAEQQNLFAEYKEKEELSIRDVKEKGKKNNEQEEGQPKQENSLKEEKKKCEEKEESILIEKQEEGKIFKTVFEIIKDMDVKKLAEYICGRCEVFGAFCGNAIECNEKRGVGKTNICLRWLKTEAQEGNNE
- a CDS encoding AAA family ATPase, which produces METKKAIIISILNFKGGVGKTITAANFGDMLSKLGFKILFIDADKQGNLSQYFSKFKEDKKGLDRILTTKCVDIKEFICKTENKNIDIITSNMNLYEAERKIYNMESDKFNILKIALDSVKNEYDYCIIDNAPTIDLITINSLIASNQVIIPIRADDFSYKAINELLEQVENAKQINSELEFKGCLLTHYQNNEVNNQFKGLIKTKCNVFETNIRFNKNIQESTFYKKTLREYNSRCGASQDYKKFTKEYVKTCTNRTH